From a single Silene latifolia isolate original U9 population chromosome 6, ASM4854445v1, whole genome shotgun sequence genomic region:
- the LOC141587680 gene encoding uncharacterized protein LOC141587680: protein MERMEWLHFLATAWGVWYVRNLRTFDEVSPNVVVVIMGMVRMALDYVQYMSEVSGSHHIPPQGEGCAWSQPVEGIVKYNTDAVVFENGEIGLGVVGRDAEGKVIVVGCRRVKAQWEPSIAEAKALDYGVEIATTMGSRNVVMESDAKTIIDAVKENRVTRAQRGLCIADILFFAKFFTSCVWSHVKRGRNTVAHIVARLCSSVGESMYTENFSDDILALAELDII, encoded by the coding sequence ATGGAAAGAATGGAGTGGCTCCATTTCTTGGCAACCGCATGGGGAGTTTGGTACGTCCGAAACCTACGCACTTTCGATGAGGTGAGCCCAAATGTAGTGGTAGTCATCATGGGGATGGTTCGAATGGCTTTGGACTACGTCCAATACATGAGCGAAGTGAGTGGGAGCCATCATATCCCACCACAAGGGGAGGGGTGTGCGTGGTCACAGCCGGTGGAGGGAATTGTGAAGTATAACACGGATGCAGTTGTTTTCGAGAATGGAGAGATTGGTTTAGGGGTTGTGGGTCGGGACGCGGAGGGGAAGGTGATAGTGGTAGGTTGTAGACGGGTCAAAGCGCAGTGGGAGCCATCGATTGCGGAAGCCAAAGCCTTGGATTATGGGGTGGAGATAGCGACGACGATGGGGTCGAGGAATGTGGTCATGGAGAGCGATGCGAAGACGATCATTGATGCAGTGAAGGAAAACCGAGTCACTAGAGCTCAGCGTGGGCTATGTATTGCTGATATTCTTTTCTTTGCAAAATTTTTTACTTCTTGTGTTTGGTCTCATGTGAAGCGAGGGAGAAATACAGTGGCGCATATTGTGGCTAGATTGTGTTCCTCTGTGGGGGAGTCTATGTACACTGAAAATTTCTCGGATGATATTTTGGCATTGGCGGAGCTTGATATAATATAA